The following are from one region of the Cryptococcus deuterogattii R265 chromosome 8, complete sequence genome:
- a CDS encoding transcription regulator, with amino-acid sequence MATLAEHRAFLNFILDRQAERRRLVDPDTVFPTQPVICGRIPRAISHAASYNDEGKGEGRAIKDNVVNYVKEEETIRNDYCEWYGATGECGSSFIMGAEGEDICSEYPALKKLMNLKAQLVSSNSHPPLYVPLSHEPLRDSLLSTFSNLRFDVIRINPSLNWAGIADLPIKQISSDPAVVFLWVGRGDQEGLERGRECFARWGFRRAEDIVWVKTNKNKNSDESAAASGALFANQKEHCLMGIKGTIKRSVDVRFAHCNVDTDIIVWEDSGDPEGPRYPPYLYTLIENFCLGTRRLEIFGRPNLARPGWVTAGLEPFSSSVSTPSRNSVQLFDPQTYTSFIPESDGKPILPFSPEIDQLRPKSPVRKPQRYNNPSGGNPNNLSGGGIGNTGSRNQGGSAVNGRPSPAPRFTQNGGSSGSGTPMGVMPNQPSPIDFSQTQGRMSPVNPMMMQVGPSMEQIMAANIGMGMGGMGTGVNGPMNMMMGMPVGNQYGYGTGINGGQPGFGPPFGAGMGMPMGMGVGMGMGMPMGMDMGMGHMGNMGFDVMMPGQGHMFGQQQQLPQIFGNPQMGPRFGGWHGQGGQGQW; translated from the exons ATGGCAACGTTAGCCGAGCATCGCGCCTTCCTTAACTTCATACTCGACCGTCAAGCAGAGAGGCGGAGGCTCGTTGATCCCGACACGGTATTCCCAACTCAACCTGTCATATGCGGTCGTATACCAAGAGCTATCTCACATGCGGCTTCATATAATGATGAAGGCAAAGGCGAGGGAAGAGCCATCAAGGATAATGTTGTCAACTatgtcaaggaggaagagactATTCGAAATGACTATTGTGAATGGTATGGCGCTACCGGCGAATGTGGGAGTAGCTTCATAATGGGTgcagaaggtgaagataTATGCTCCGA ATATCCGGCCCTCAAGAAGCTTATGAATCTTAAAGCTCAGCTCGTCTCAAGCAACTCTCACCCTCCGCTCTACGTTCCACTTTCGCACGAACCTCTTCGcgactctcttctctcgaCATTCTCAAACTTGCGATTCGATGTAATCCGGATAAACCCTTCATTGAACTGGGCGGGTATCGCTGATCTTCCGATAAAGCAAATCTCGTCTGATCCTGCTGTTGTGTTCCTCTGGGTTGGCCGAGGTGACCAAGAGGGCTTGGAAAGAGGCAGGGAGTGTTTTGCGAGATGGGGTTTCagaagggcggaggataTCGTATGGGTCAAGACGAACAAAAATAAGAATAGCGACGAAAGTGCAGCAGCTAGTGGTGCTTTATTTGCCAACCAGAAAGAGCATTGTTTGATGGGAATCAAAGGAACTATCAAGAGAAGCGTAGACGTGAGGTTTGCACATTGCAACGTGGATACGGACATCATTGTCTGGGAAGATTCCGGAG ATCCTGAAGGGCCAAGATACCCCCCATACCTTTATACCCTCATTGAAAACTTCTGCCTCGGTACTCGCCGTCTCGAGATCTTTGGTCGCCCCAATCTGGCTCGCCCAGGATGGGTGACCGCAGGCCTTGAgcccttttcctcttcggtCTCGACTCCCAGTCGAAACAGCGTTCAATTGTTCGATCCCCAAACTTATACTTCTTTCATACCAGAATCAGATGGCAAACCCATTTTACCATTCAGCCCTGAAATAGATCAATTGCGCCCCAAATCCCCTGTGCGCAAACCTCAACGTTACAATAACCCGTCTGGCGGTAATCCCAACAACCTATCAGGTGGTGGAATAGGTAACACTGGATCTAGAAATCAAGGCGGATCAGCTGTCAACGGGCGACCGTCCCCTGCGCCCAGATTCACGCAGAATGGTGGAAGTAGCGGGTCAGGTACTCCTATGGGAGTAATGCCCAATCAACCTTCTCCAATAGACTTTTCGCAAACCCAGGGCCGAATGAGCCCGGTGAAtccgatgatgatgcaagTCGGCCCGAGTATGGAGCAGATAATGGCCGCCAACATTggcatgggcatgggcGGTATGGGAACGGGCGTGAATGGGCCTATGAatatgatgatggggatgcCGGTAGGAAATCAGTATGGTTACGGGACGGGTATCAATGGTGGACAACCCGGATTTGGCCCGCCTTTTGGAGCAGGAATGGGGATGCCGATGGGTATGGGAGTAggaatgggtatgggtatgCCAATGGGCATGGATATGGGGATGGGACACATGGGAAATATGGGCTTTGACGTTATGATGCCTGGTCAAGGACATATGTTtgggcagcagcagcagctgccaCAAATTTTTGGGAATCCTCAGATGGGCCCGAGGTTTGGAGGATGGCATGGCCAGGGTGGTCAGGGACAATGGTAA
- a CDS encoding long-chain acyl-CoA synthetase — protein sequence MAPRKNKEPASWEVDADKPKPDGETRVRRAYCVKDLVTQPAPGIDTVHDLLLYAAKTHGSKKGFASRDIIKVITEEKEVTKRVGGKEHKEMKKWNYFKLSPYNWMTYEGFLDKVKEIGAGLRVLAADDGRESEKFFNIYSQTSRNWMLVAQACAFNAVPISTAYDSLGPEGLKHALKETEVHSMFTNADLLPTLLKVIDKTETVKIIVYDGEADPKTIEELKNVREGMKVLTLDEVVEIGKKNPVEAIQAKREDVYCCMYTSGSTGTPKGVLLTHGNVVSAVASVWTLLYEYLSSKDSYLAFLPLAHILEFVVENSFIFAGLPVGYGRVKTLTDASVRECKGDIAEFKPSIMVGVPAVWELIRKGILTKVDQSGALKRSIFHFALRAKQAAHHYSIPLLAGLTDTIVFDAVRAQTGGNLKILFSGGGAVSKSTQQFLCTALVIMIQGYGLTETTAMATILNPAFMQFGAVGGPVPAAEVKLIDAPEAGYFSTNDPPQGEILVRGPAIFKGYYKRPDLDKEAFAEGGWFRTGDVGQWNKDGTLSIVDRLKNLVKLAGGEYIAIEYLESIYKSCPLVANGAILANGNHNQPAMVVVAHPHNLPSFAKKNGLGDDEDLEHLCTDDKVVDAALKELNNVGKKAGLKGMELLEAIVLVADEWTPESGFLTAAQKLQRKVIEKHYEDRIKAVYP from the exons ATGGCCCCCAGAAAGAACAAGGAACCAGCTTCTTGGGAAGTAGACGCTGACAAGCCCAAGCCGGATGGCGAAACACGCGTTAGGAGAGCATACTGCGTAAAAGACCTTGTTACGC AGCCTGCTCCTGGCATTGACACCGTTCACGACCTCTTACTCTATGCTGCCAAAACCCACGGTTCCAAGAAGGGTTTTGCCTCTCGTGATATCATCAAGGTCATTActgaggaaaaggaggttACCAAGCGCGTGGGCGGCAAGGAGCAcaaggaaatgaagaagtggaacTATTTCAAGCTCTCCCCTTATAATTGGATGACTTATGAAGGATTTCTTgacaaggtgaaggaaaTTGGTGCTGGTCTTAGGGTGCTTGCTGCCGATGACGGTCGGGAATCAGAAAagttcttcaacatctACAGTCAGACTTC TCGAAATTGGATGCTTGTCGCTCAAGCGTGTGCTTTCAACGCCGTCCCCATTTCTACCGCTTACGACTCCCTCGGGCCCGAAGGTCTCAAGCACGCCCTCAAAGAAACCGAGGTCCATAGCATGTTCACCAACGCCGATTTGCTCCCTACTCTTCTTAAGGTCATTGACAAGACTGAAACCGTCAAGATTATTGTTTATGACGGTGAAGCAGACCCTAAAACTATCGAGGAGTTAAAGAATGTGCGGGAAGGCATGAAGGTTCTGACTTTGGATGAAGTCGTGGAGATTGGAAAAAAGAACCCCGTCGAAGCTATCCAGGCAAAGAGGGAGGACGTGTACTGCTGCATGTACACCAGTGGTTCCA CCGGTACGCCGAAGGGCGTGCTTCTGACGCATGGCAACGTCGTCTCTGCTG TCGCTTCCGTCTGGACCCTCTTATACGAGTACCTTTCCTCCAAGGACTCTTACctcgctttccttcctcttgcccACATTCTCGAATTCGTCGTTGAGaactctttcatcttcgctgGTCTTCCTGTCGGTTATGGTCGTGTCAAGACCTTGACAGACGCGAGCGTCCGAGAATGCAAGGGCGATATTGCAGAATTCAAACCC TCTATCATGGTCGGTGTCCCTGCTGTCTGGGAACTTATCCGAAAGGGTATCCTCACCAAGGTCGACCAATCCGGTGCCCTCAAGAggtccatcttccactttgCCCTCAGGGCCAAGCAAGCCGCCCACCACTATTCTATCCCCCTCTTGGCCGGACTCACCGACACGATCGTTTTCGACGCTGTTCGTGCACAGACTGGTGGTAATTTGAAGATCTTGTTCAGCGGTGGCGGTGCAGTCTCAAAGAGCACTCAGCAATTCTTATGTACCGCCTTGGTCATTATGATCCAAGGTTACGGCCTTACCGAAACTACTGCCATGGccaccatcctcaaccCCGCCTTCATGCAATTCGGTGCTGTCGGTGGCCCTGTTCCTGCTGCTGAAGTCAAGCTTATTGACGCTCCTGAAGCTGGTTACTTCTCCACCAACGATCCTCCTCAGGGTGAGATTCTTGTCAGAGGTCctgccatcttcaaggGTTACTACAAGCGTCCTGACCTTGACAAGGAGGCCTTTGCCGAGGGTGGTTGGTTCCGAACTGGTGATGTCGGACAGTGGAATAAGGACGGTACCCTCTCTATTGTCGACCGACTCAAGAACCTCGTCAAGCTTGCTGGTGGAGAATACATTGCCATCGAGTACCTCGAATCTATTTACAAGTCATGTCCCCTTGTTGCCAATGGCGCTATACTTGCTAACGGTAACCACAACCAACCTGCCATGGTCGTCGTCGCTCACCCCCAtaatcttccttcttttgccaAGAAAAATGGTCTTGGCGACGACGAAGACCTCGAGCACTTGTGTACCGATGACAAGGTTGTGGATGCTGCACTGAAAGAACTGAACAACGTTGGTAAGAAGGCCGGATTGAAGGGTATGGAATTATTAGAAGCTATCGTGCTTGTGGCCGATGAATGGACACCGGAAAGTGGTTTCTTGACCGCTGCTCAGA AGTTGCAAAGGAAGGTCATTGAGAAGCACTACGAGGACCGTATCAAGGCCGTCTACCCTTAA